The following is a genomic window from bacterium.
AATGGATAACCAGGACGAGGTTATTGAGATATACAGCGCCCTTTCGGAGATCTACCGGAAAGAGGGCAAACACCTTATGGCGGTATCGGTCTTCGACAAGGTCATCAGTTCCATTCCGGATGACCAGAATGTCTGGATCCGCTTCGCCAACCTCAACCGGGACGCAGGGATGCCGTTCCACGCCGCGCAGGCCTTTGTCAGGGCAGCCTCTATAGGTCTCGAAACCCGAAAAGGTGAGTTGCCTGCCGGGCTGGTCCTGGAGGCTCTGCGCCTGGACCCGGAGAACGCGGAAGCCAGGGAACTGATCAAGACACTGGCCGGAAGAGGCCAGACAGGAGCGCAGCAGGAAGAGGGAATCCTCCTCCTTGCGGAGGAGATCGACAGGGGAGGACAGTTCGAGGCGGCCCTGGACCTGCTGGACCTCCTCAAGGGAACCTCGGTCCAGGACAGGGCCAAAGAGATGGCGCTACTGATCAGACGTCACTCCGGTATTGATGACAGTTACCAGGACGGTCAGATCGTACGTTCGCCTGAAGTGTCAAGGTTTGCCGGCATGAAGGTCCTCGTCGTTGACGATGAGCCGGAGATCGTCCTTCTCCTTGAACAGATCCTCGATTCGGAGGGTTTCAGCGTCCTTACAGCACGTGACGGCCAGGAAGGCCTCAATATCTACCTCAGGGAGCGTCCGCCCCTGGTCGTCAGCGACGCAATGCTTCCCAAACTCCACGGGTTCGAGCTGTGCGCCAGGATCAAGGAAGAATCGGACTACACTGCCAGGGTGATGATACTCACGGCGGTATACAAGAAGTATAAATACAAGGGAAAGGTGCAGGCCGAGTACCATGTTGACGAGTATCTGGATAAACCGTTCCAGATAACCGATTTCCTCCAGGTTTTCCGCAAGATGGCGGAAGGTGCCGTCGAGTACACAGGACCCGGAACTGGCGAGGAAGAAAAGCCTGTTCAGCCGTCCACCGGGGAGTTGACGGTCCTGGTGGGCAGCGGCATGGACGCGGAGCTTTCAGCCAAAGTGACGGCTTTTTGCGAACGACGGTCTTTTAAACCTGTCATCACCCACGATTACCGAGCCTTTTTCGATCATCTCAAGAAGGATGCTCCCGACATCCTCCTTATCCGGGACGATATGCCGGGGATCGATCCCTTTATGGCCGGCCATATCGTCAGGTCCTGCATGGATCTCGACCACATGACAATGGTCCTCGTTGCCAGGGACAGATCCAGGCTGGATGTGCCGCAGGTCGAGTTTGACCACCGGGTGGTCGCTCCCATCGACAACAAGGTCCTCGACAACATCATAAACCTGCACAGGTCGGCCAGGGGACAGCAGGAAAAAACCGTTGTCCGTGAAGCAGGGGTGGACGAAAGCCGCATCGAATCCCTCGTCAGGAGCAAG
Proteins encoded in this region:
- a CDS encoding response regulator, giving the protein MDQINYLLAQLRRQPNRPDLHNSLGRLYQQRGDVGDASKHYLAAAKIFSTPDSPSRNLNKAIAILRKMVRDFPIHHDSYYLLAEILGEMDNQDEVIEIYSALSEIYRKEGKHLMAVSVFDKVISSIPDDQNVWIRFANLNRDAGMPFHAAQAFVRAASIGLETRKGELPAGLVLEALRLDPENAEARELIKTLAGRGQTGAQQEEGILLLAEEIDRGGQFEAALDLLDLLKGTSVQDRAKEMALLIRRHSGIDDSYQDGQIVRSPEVSRFAGMKVLVVDDEPEIVLLLEQILDSEGFSVLTARDGQEGLNIYLRERPPLVVSDAMLPKLHGFELCARIKEESDYTARVMILTAVYKKYKYKGKVQAEYHVDEYLDKPFQITDFLQVFRKMAEGAVEYTGPGTGEEEKPVQPSTGELTVLVGSGMDAELSAKVTAFCERRSFKPVITHDYRAFFDHLKKDAPDILLIRDDMPGIDPFMAGHIVRSCMDLDHMTMVLVARDRSRLDVPQVEFDHRVVAPIDNKVLDNIINLHRSARGQQEKTVVREAGVDESRIESLVRSKVAQILKSHNQLEEYYSTKVRELEEELRQLKEKGGAEVVGGEGVPDETGGSAGEVKAGEE